AATACCACATGTCAACGGAAGGTGCCCAAAGTgacccacatttgttttgggtCACATCTGCTGTTTTACCAGTGAGCCACCATAGGCTCAGATCCATTTAGCTCAGGCCACCAGCAGACCAGAGGTGGCCCACATCTGACAGCTATCTGGGTGAGTGTGTACAGTGTGGTGCAGCCTGGTGgaggtggttgtgtgtgtgtttgtgtgtttaaagttgtCACTGTTCCTTCTGTCACTATCGATGCTCTTATTGATCCCGAgctttatttgtgtttggtgACAGGAGCGTTTTCAAATCGACCGGCGGCAGAGCGCGGCTGCGGCTCGGCCACGGTGAGCTCGTGGTGAGCGGCTGAATGAAGGTGAGAAAGTTAACTGGGTTTGAACTCACTCCTCTTTCATTGTCATATAACTATTTATATAAACTTTTTTTGTGTGATGTTACTCGTGTGTTTATCAAACAACAAAGCTTTTTTCCTGATAAAAgtttgaaaagagagaaagaggcgcTCAcctcaggggtcaaaggtcagattaGAGATAATAACTTGATGATCTCCATGAAAATGGGACAACTCCAGCCAGAGATGTGAATCGAGAGATGTGCTAGAAAACTTTGGAAACAAGTTAAATTGGATGTTTATAACGATTAATCTGCTGTTCTTATGCTTAATTTATAATTCTATTTataaaatatcagaaaaatAATCAATTATAATAGTTTTATTTCCCATGGCCAAAGGTGATCAAACTTCCAGAACCCCAAAGAAAACCAGTTCACTAACATGCACgacaaagaaaagcacaaaATGACTGAGACCCTTTTTATGATTGTCAAAGATATTTGATAATTTTTGTCTACTCTTAAATAATTTTACTGAGAACAACCTCTGGGAACATCTCCCATGTGTAAAGATCATCATCATATTAACCTGCATGAAACCAGAGGAGTTCTTTCTAGTCCCCTGATGGACAGTGACTGTAAATGTAAACTATCGTCTCAGATCCGTGACTCATAGAAACTCTGAAATGTACAAACTctcttttatgtattttattttcatcagtAGGAAACTTGAGTTTGTTTCCATTTGAGCGTTTGAGACACGTTGAGCTGAATCTGAACAACGACACACAAGCAACAGATCGTCCTCGCAGGCTTGAGACagattagcccccccccccccccccctcacattaGACACCTGCAATGCTCCTCTGTCGCCACTAGACGGCGCTGCAGTAAACGAGAGAAGACTTGAGAGTTAAAGGTGCTGCTCtcagtggggggagggggggggtgtgaaCGTGAGCGAGTTGGGAGTATGTGTGGATGGTCGaggtgagaggagacagaggacacgAGACGGAGACAGTGTTTGACGCAGAAAGAAAAGACAGTCCCTGCAGGCGTCTGTCAGCAGGCAGATATGCAGATCTTTTCTTTCCTGTCTTAAAATCTCCAGATGTTTGAAAGGCTCAAGTCAAAGGTCCACACTGAACGTCTGTGTGGTCCCAGTGTGACTCCAGGGCAGCGTCCCAGTCACATCGGCTCCTGATCAACACCCAGTAAGACGGCAACCTGGAAAGTTGCTCCTGTGATGGTTTGACACTTCGAGAGGGAACTTCAGGCAGAGGCTGTCCACACGGCCCTGGACTCCGCTGAGGTGACACGTGGATGTTCTGTGGTGTGGTACTGGTCTGCAGCACAGAGTGGGAGGGACGCTGGGAGAGACGAGGCCTTCAGTGGGCGTAATAGCCATAGTAGtctgcagtgctgctgctgtccttCTCGCTGACGTCCCCActgcgggggggcgggggagttCTCAGTGCTGGACGTGTAGGGGGACACTCTCCTCTTCTTGTTGTCCCCCACGCCGCCCTCGAACAGGCCCGAGTCTGCTGAGTCAGCTGATTTCACAGAGGGAGTGTCCAGCCACGGCTCCTCGCCCGCCGCCACGCCCACACTGTCTTTGGgtttgtcctgcaggggggggggctgcaggggCTCGAGGAGCGAGGGAGGGTGCAGCCTGGGGTTTCCGGGCGACATGGAGGATGAGGgagggacgaggaggaagaggacatggGTCTAAACCAGCCCCAGCCCGTGTTTGCTGGGGTGAGCGAGGTACTGAGGGGTGGGCCGGCTGGTGCTCCAGGCGGCCGAGGGGGCTCCTGACAACGGACACGCTGGTGAGGCAAACGGATGGTCCGGGTAGTAGCTGAGGGCGTGGTGAGCCGAGGCCTGCAAGGGGAAGGGCTTGTAGAACCCGTTCCCCCCGAGAAGTCCCCCTCGTAGGAGGAGGTGAAGTCGAGCCGGGTTGGGCGCCACGCCCTGCTGGGGCGGCAGGTACCAGCAGCTGTGAGGCCCGGGGCTGGAGGCCGGGTCCTTGTGCTGCTGGCCCAGGCCGAGGGGCTCGCGGCCGAAGAAGCGGCTCTGAGGCAGGGGGCTCATGTACTGCTCAGAGAGGTAGCCTGGGGGTAGCAGCCCCCCCGGCAGCAGCTGCTGGCCTTCTGTGGGGAGGGGGTGAGGCGGTCCGAGTCGGGAGGAGCGTACAGCCTGTAGgtaggagggaggaggaggaggaggaggggagagaagagcgtgtgagaagaagaggaaaagaagaaggtgTTACTTCCTGTCCAAAACCTCAAACCATCTCTCAAACATCTCTCAGCCCCTCACAccttctctctgcagcagcttcagctcACAACACATTTCATCTATTGTCCAATATCCAGACTCACAACTCAGGGAACAACAGTTACACAATCACTGTTGTTtcccccttacacacacactggctcctCTTTACcatctttgtttatttaaaaatattacttACGTGTCATAATTGTCACGGAAACCTTTGGCGAAGGGGTTATGGTCTATTTTCAGCTGAGtgatctgtggggggggggggggggggaacaaggaagagagagagagagagagagagagagagagagagagagagagagaggaggtcagtGAGTAATAATTAATGGGAGATAACGTGAGGTTTCTTCTGCTGTTGATGGAGCAgagagtgaacacacacacacactacagaatGAACACTACACAAcaaggtgtgagtgtgtggttccCTGGCGCACACGCGACTCTCTCACAGTGTATTTGAGCAGCTGTTGAGGATATGTGTGAGTCTGGCAGGGCAGCCACAGATCTCAGGTCAGCTGGGGTGAGGTGAGGCTCAGTGAAAACCCGGCCACTCAATAGTAAGAGCAGGCCAACACTTACAGTAGGAAGGCaaatgtgtgtatatgcatTTTTCATACACGCATGCATAAACCAGAGCTTCTATCTGCAACACGGCTCCGACATGAATCATTGAGCCTGACAGCTGATTATTAAGATGCGTTTCATAGAAGGAGAAGTTCGTTCCTCTCGGTTCCTCGAGGTGACTTACGTCTGCGTTCTGATAGGCCGTGACCGCGATGAACTGGGTCTCCGGGAAGATGAAGGTCTGAGCcttggaggagaggaagggttCCTCCGAGccgtcctccttcacctccatgATGTGGAGACGAGGCTGGTACTTGTGGAGCGACTGGAGCACAACCATCTGGAGAAgagaggtttgtttgttttgtatgtgAACAGGATAACACAAAATTACACAACGGATTACCACGAAACTTAGTGAAAGGAAGGGAGAGGGATACAAGTAGATGTCAttaaaatttggtgcagatccggaattatttctttaatattttgagACAGAagcttttcattgatttccaacggaacaattcatggatctgacTGATTTCTATAAGTTTGTAAAACTTGGTGCAGATTGATGTAATATGTTGAGGTGTTGATTTCCACAATCAAACTGAGTAATGTGATTGATTTTAGATGTGGCAACTTATTGTCATTAGATAAATTATAGAATCTTTATGTTTTTTGAGGTACAACATAAATATGAACtctttaaattcatttaaatcCAGTAGATGCAGATTCATTTAATTGATTTTCTTGCATTGAAAAAACAATTCCTGCATCCACACCCCCCTTCCACCAAATGTCATTAAaatcagttgtgttgttttttccgtATACACAACTTCCTGGTGGAGCTAACTCCACAGGAAGCTGACGGAGAGGTGATGGAGGACAGTACCTGAGCCACGTTGTTGGTGCTGCCCTTGTTGTTGGTGAGCTTCAGTTTGCTGAAGGACACCTCCTGTCTCATCCAGTGAGCTCCGGTGTTGGGGGAGTCGGGGTGCATGTACGTCCTGTTTCCTGCAGGTgcacaaacacatcagtgagCCACGTGCACGCGCCCGGGACTCGACCAGCTCGTGACTGATATTCAAAATGTTCACTTTGTGTCAGAGGCCAGTCAAACAATCAGGAAACCCCCACAGCACAAATAGATttccctaaccccccccccccccaaaaaataaaatcaagaataaatattaaatagcaATGAATCCTCTGAAAGTTCCCGTGATGCTAATATCTATATTTCAGATATTCTCTAAGGAACGCATTTGTTTGCTGTGGTTTGTTATCGATTGTCAATATTTGTAGAgcgctgcaaaaaaaaaaaagatcaatccCAATTACGTGGTTGATTCAGTTTATTAAGTGATGAGTGGATACTGTAAACATGAGTTTGACTTACAGATGTTTTCCTCTTATTTCTGtaaaaccagttttattttcatcCCTCAGTTGTTAACTTATACAAACACATGATAACTGAACTATTAAAAGATTCAGGAAACAATATGAAAAATGAATTTAATCGTTTAGATCCGTATTCCaagttttaaattgtaaaaataactaaaaaatCCCAAATCCCCAAATTCGAAAAACATGAGGATTTTAAATACAACCTTTTAATAACACATATTTtacaagaaagagaaaataagatCCAAACAGCAGATCAACTTTCTAAATTAAATAAGTTCACTGTAAACAACGAGCTCCAGTAAACATTcattgacagctgagaaattccaacatattcatattcaactgTACCTGGCATGTTTCCCTCTGCTTTCCCACACTGGACCCACTTGCCGCCCTGGTACCTCCAGTGGTGCTGATCCGCCAGAACCACGTCCACGTACACGTTGTAGTGGGCCGACGGCTCCAGAGCGCTGAGGTTGAAGCTCAGGaagggaaacatcctcctggagaaacacaaggaaaaacacatttaactcCTCATCTGTTTTTTCGGGAAAAATATAGATGATGTGAGAAGTTTACAGGCATTTTATTTATAGCAGAGGTCATACAATCAAAATGTACCAATTTAAAAGTACATTTATTATGAAATTATAATGCATTTAATTATGTTTCCTCCCAAAAATATTATAAAGTTGACATTAGTTAAACAAATTAGAACTAgttggagaaaaagaaaagaaatagacGTGTTCAAAATGTGAGTATTTGAGGGTTTAagcttcttttttaaatatacaactaTTTGTGTAGATTTTTGTGGATATTAAAAACTGTTTTGCCTTGAAAGACtagaaattataaaataaattctgTAAATTAAAGGCAGAGCAGTGACAGTGACGGGAccttgtgtgtttcctcctctgacacGTTTATCTTCTTTAAATCATTGAACTCCTTCCTCCTGGTTTGTTGTAATGGTTCTACTGGGAGCGAGGACGTGATGAGTGGTATTTAAAGACGCGTGTTGTTGTGAGGCAGGACGCTGATTCTTGTTTGGACCTCATTAAGACGATGGAGTAATGCATCGGGGACGCAGGAGAGTCGAGGTGAATATTTGATGCTGCTGTTAATAAAAGATGCTTCGAGAAGCTGCTCCTGACTGAAGGAGCTTCACGGGATCACAGGAGGCTTCAGTTAGACGGGGTGACCAGGAGGTCACGACCCAGTGAACGCCACGACCCGGGCAGGCAGAGGAGGGATTAAACCgagagacacacaaatgtaAGACATGGACACcgaacccacaaacacacaacattcaaAAGGCCAAGTGCTGACATAGAAGCActtacagagagagacacaacatCGTTATTATCCTTCTTAAATCCGTCTCTGTGCGCGTACGGGAGtctgcagtgcattgtgggtctGTGTGAGGTCACTGCAGTGAAGTGTGTGACATGGACCACAGCACCTGAGGCTGTGGAGCAACCTGCACCCCCTCACATGAGCTTCAGTTCATTAACACCACACGTCCTGTGTGCAGcagctttttgtgtttttgcttctAATGTTTTGTT
The Pleuronectes platessa chromosome 21, fPlePla1.1, whole genome shotgun sequence DNA segment above includes these coding regions:
- the tbx21 gene encoding LOW QUALITY PROTEIN: T-box transcription factor TBX21 (The sequence of the model RefSeq protein was modified relative to this genomic sequence to represent the inferred CDS: inserted 1 base in 1 codon; deleted 7 bases in 5 codons) — translated: MGGIGGNLYLSMLNVAETQTFGKNADISSHLHRGSKDLSEYKMGIQDARFFYPDSVPSGQDALALPYHPEQAMGGYGAQPARFYAQTLSSCPYGGVRSPPRSGAGQGYIPTAGDGFPAGGKDVYSPSPESYPGGFQHGYQRPPLYPLPGLQVSGKTQALLNNYPLWAKFHKFQTEMIITKQGRRMFPFLSFNLSALEPSAHYNVYVDVVLADQHHWRYQGGKWVQCGKAEGNMPGNRTYMHPDSPNTGAHWMRQEVSFSKLKLTNNKGSTNNVAQMVVLQSLHKYQPRLHIMEVKEDGSEEPFLSSKAQTFIFPETQFIAVTAYQNADITQLKIDHNPFAKGFRDNYDTLYAPPDSDRLTPXPTEGQQLLPGGLLPPGYLSEQYMSPLPQSRFFGREPLGLGQQHKDPASSPGPHSCWYLPPQQGVAPNRLDFTSSYEGDFSGNGFYKPFPLQASAHHALSYYPDHPFASPACPLSGAPSAAWSTSRPTPQYLAHPSKHGLGWFRPMSSSSSSPSSSMSPGNPRLHPPSLLEPLQPPPLQDKPKDSVGVAAGEEPWLDTPSVKSADSADSGLFEGGVGDNKKRRVSPYTSSTENSPPPRSGDVSEKDSSSTADYYGYYAH